One Myotis daubentonii chromosome 12, mMyoDau2.1, whole genome shotgun sequence genomic region harbors:
- the ZFP36L2 gene encoding mRNA decay activator protein ZFP36L2, whose protein sequence is MSTTLLPAFYDIDFLCKTEKSLANLNLNNMLDKKAVGTPVAAAPSSGFAPGFLRRHSASNLHALAHPAPNPGSCSPKFPGAPNGSSCGGVAGSPASYGTLKEPSGGGGTALLNKENKFRDRSFSENGERSQHLLHLQQQQKGGGGSQINSTRYKTELCRPFEESGTCKYGEKCQFAHGFHELRSLTRHPKYKTELCRTFHTIGFCPYGPRCHFIHNADERRPAPSGGTSGDLRTFSARDALHLGFPREPRPKLHHSLSFSGFPSGHHQPPGGLESPLLLDSPTSRTPPPPSCSSASSCSSSSSSCSSTSAASTSSGAPTCCSSAAAAAAAAAALLYGTGGAEDLLAPGAPCAACSSASCANNAFTFGPELTSLITPLAIQTHNFAAVAAAAYYRSQQQQQQQGLVPPAQPPAPPSAPLPASAAAPPSPPFSYQLPRRLSESPVFDAPPSPPDSLSDRDSYLSGSLSSGSLSGSESPSLDPGRRLPIFSRLSISDD, encoded by the exons ATGTCGACCACACTTCTGCCCGCCTTCTACGATATCGACTTCTTGTGCAAG ACGGAGAAATCCCTGGCCAACCTCAATCTGAACAACATGCTGGACAAGAAGGCGGTGGGAACGCCCGTGGCCGCCGCCCCCAGCTCGGGCTTTGCGCCGGGCTTCCTCCGACGGCACTCGGCCAGCAACCTGCACGCGCTCGCCCACCCCGCGCCTAACCCCGGCAGCTGCTCGCCCAAGTTCCCGGGCGCGCCTAACGGCAGCAGCTGCGGCGGGGTGGCGGGAAGCCCGGCCTCCTACGGCACCCTCAAGGAGCCGTCGGGGGGCGGCGGCACAGCCCTGCTCAACAAGGAGAACAAATTCCGGGACCGCTCGTTCAGCGAGAACGGCGAACGCAGCCAGCACCTTCTgcacctgcagcagcagcagaaggggGGCGGCGGCTCCCAGATCAATTCTACTCGCTACAAAACTGAGCTGTGCCGGCCCTTCGAGGAGAGTGGCACGTGCAAGTACGGCGAGAAGTGCCAGTTCGCACACGGCTTCCACGAGCTGCGCAGCCTGACCCGCCACCCCAAGTACAAGACGGAGCTGTGCCGCACCTTCCACACCATTGGCTTCTGCCCCTATGGGCCGCGCTGCCATTTCATCCACAACGCGGATGAGCGGAGGCCCGCGCCGTCGGGGGGCACCTCTGGGGACTTGCGCACCTTCAGTGCGCGCGACGCACtgcacctgggcttccctcgggAGCCGAGGCCCAAGCTGCACCACAGCCTCAGCTTCTCGGGCTTCCCCTCGGGCCACCACCAGCCCCCCGGGGGCCTCGAGTCGCCGCTGCTGCTCGATAGCCCCACGTCCCGTACACCACCGCCACCCTCCTGCTCCTcggcctcctcctgctcctcgtCCTCTTCATCCTGCTCCTCCACCTCTGCGGCCTCCACGTCCTCGGGCGCCCCGACGTGTTGTTCCTccgcggcggcagcggcggcggcggcggccgcccTCCTGTACGGTACGGGCGGCGCCGAAGACCTGCTGGCACCTGGCGCTCCATGCGCCGCTTGCTCGTCGGCCTCTTGCGCCAACAACGCCTTCACCTTCGGTCCCGAGCTGACCAGCCTCATCACGCCACTCGCCATCCAGACCCACAACTTCGCCGCCGTGGCCGCCGCCGCCTACTATcgcagccagcagcagcagcagcagcagggcctggTGCCCCCCGCGCAGCCCCCGGCGCCACCCAGCGCGCCCCTCCCCGCCAGCGCCGCCGCGCCGCCCTCGCCGCCCTTCAGCTACCAGCTGCCGCGCCGCCTGTCCGAGTCGCCCGTGTTCGAcgcgccccccagcccccctgacTCGCTGTCGGACCGCGACAGCTACTTGAGCGGCTCCCTGAGTTCCGGTAGCCTCAGCGGCTCCGAGTCCCCCAGCCTGGACCCCGGCCGCCGCCTGCCCATCTTCAGCCGCCTCTCCATCTCCGACGACTGA